The Gemmatimonadaceae bacterium genome contains the following window.
AGCTGCCTCGGCTTCTTCATCTACAGCGCCACGCGACGTCCGGTGGAAGCGAACTGGCCGGCCATTGCCTGGGTCAGCGCGCTGCTGCTCGCCGCGGCCTCGCGTCCGATGCTGCGCACGCGATGGGAGCGCGCCGCCGTGTGGGTGGCAGGCGTGCTCACCCTGCTGGCGCTCTCGCACGTTGTGGCTGGTTGGTGGCCACTGCCGCCGACACGGGATCCGGTGGCTCGCGCGCACGGCTGGCGGCGCGCGTCGACGGAAGTCGCCGCCGTGATGGCCGCGGAGTCCGCGACCGCCGGCGCGCCCGTGCTCGTCGCGGCGAATCGATATCAGGACGCGGCGCTCCTCGCCTTCCACTTGCCAAGCAAGCCGCGCACGTTCAGCCTGAACCTTGCCGCGTCTCGCGGGAACCAGTACGACCTCTGGCCCGCACTCACGGCTGCGGCGTCGCCGGGAGCGACGCTGCTGTACGTGCTCGATGTGCGCGCCGAGCGCGTCGACCGGCTGCCCGACGCGATCGTCGCGCTGCAGGATCATTTCGCATCCGTGGAGCGCGGCCCGCGCATCGCACTCCAGCGTGGCAACGCCGAGGAACACGGCGCGCGCCGCGTGTGGATCTTCCGAGGCTGGCGTGGGAGCTGGCCGCTGAACCCGACTTCCGACCAGACATTGCCATGAGTGCTTCCTCTCGCACGGCCCTCGATCCCGCGCTCGCCGCGTGGTTCGATGCCAACGACCAGCGCCTGCACGACGACCTCTTCGCCTTTCTCCGGATTCCCAGCGTCAGCGCACGCAGCGAGCACAAAGGTGATATGCGCGCCGCCGCCAAGTGGCTGCACGATCACTGCGCACGCATCGGGATGGCGGTGGAGACGCTGGACACGCCGGGCCATCCGATCGTGCTCGCCGAATGGCGCAAGGCGCCGAAGGGTGCGCCCACGATACTGATCTACGGCCACTACGACGTGCAGCCGCCCGAGCCGCTGGACCTCTGGACCTCACCGGCCTTCGAGCCCACGCTGCGAGACGGCAAGATCTTCGCCCGCGGCAGCGTGGACGACAAAGGCCAGCTCTGGTTGCACATCGCTGCGTTGGAGGCCCACTTGGCGGCGCGCGGTTCGCTGCCCGTGAACGTCATCGTACTGGCGGAAGGCGAGGAGGAAGTCGGCAGCGATCATCTCGCGCCCTTCGTCGCCGAGCACGCGAAGCGCCTTGCCTGCGATGCGGTCGTCATCTCCGACTCGACGATGTTCGCGCCAGGCGTACCAAGCATCCTGAGCTCGCTGCGCGGGCTCGCGTATCTGCAGGTCGACGTGACGGGACCAAACTCCGACCTCCACAGCGGGATGTACGGCGGCGCGGTGGTGAACCCGGCGACTGCATTGGCGCGGATTGTCGCCAGCTTCCACGACGCCGACGGCCGGGTGGCCATCCCCGGCTTCTACGACAACGTACGGCCCTTCCCCGACCACGTGCGCGAGGGCATGCGCGCGCTGCCGTTCGATGAAGCCGAATTCAAGTCGCACCTCGCCGTGAAGGATCTGGGCGGCGAGCCTGGCTACACGACGCTGGAGAAGCTCTGGACGCGGCCGACCTGCGAGGTGAACGGGCTCCTGAGCGGCTACACGGGCGAGGGCGCCAAGACCGTGCTGCCGGGCCACGCCATGCTCAAGGTGAGCTGCCGACTCGTGCCCGACCAAGACCCTGCGGAGATCGGCAAGCTCGTCGAGGCCCACGTGCGCAACGTGGCGCCGAAGGGCGTGACCGTGAAGGTGACGCACTTGCACGGCGGCTACGCCTGGCGCGCGGATCTCTCAGGGCCGATCTACGACGCCGCGGCGCGGGCGCTGGCCGGCGTCTTTGGCCGCGAGCCGGTGATCACGGGCGAGGGCGGCTCGATCCCGGTGGTGAACGACTTCGCGACGATCCTCAAGGCGCCGGTGTTGCTCGTGGGCTTCGGGCTCCCGGGCGAGAACGCGCACGCGCCGGATGAGTGGATATCCCAGGAGAACTTCAGGCTTGGGATGCGAGCGATGGCGCTTTTGTGGGATGAGATGCGGTAACCGAACTGCAGTTATGAGTTGTAAGTCATGAGTCGTGAGAGAACAGCACCTGCGCTCGCCGTTTCACTCACGACTTATAACTCACGACTCACCACTGCCGTTCGGCCGTTGGTTTACAGCCCCGCCAACAAGGCGTCATTCGACGTCGTCGCCGCAATCCGCTTGATCAGCCACTCCATCGCCGCCTGCGGCGGCATCTGCTGCAAGCCACGGCGCAGCGTGTAGATGGCGTCGATCTGCTCGGCCTTGTAGAGCTTCTCCTCGCGGCGCGTGCCCGAGGTGGCGATGTCGAAGGCGGGGAAGATGCGTTTCTCGGCCAGGCTGCGGTCGAGCTTGATCTCGCAGTTGCCCGTGCCCTTGAACTCCTCGAAGATCACGTCGTCCATGCGCGAGCCGGTCTCGACGAGCGCGGTGGCGATGATCGTGAGCGAGCCGCCGCCGTGCTGCGGCAGGATGTTGCGGGCCGAGCCGAAGAAGGCCTTCGGGCGGGCCATGGCCGAGGTGTCGAGGCCACCGGAGAGCGTGCGGCCGGTGCCCCGCTCCGCGGTGTTGAAGGCGCGGGCCATGCGGGTGAGCGAGTCGAGCACGACGATGACGTCCTTGCCCGTCTCGACCAGGCGACGCGCGCGGTCGGCGACCATCTCAACGACTTCGACGTGGCGCTTCGCTGGCTGGTCGAAGCTGCTCGCCACGACTTCGCCGACGCCCCAGGAGATCGCCTCGCTGACTTCCTCGGGACGCTCGTCCACGAGGAGGATGATGAGGTGCGCGTCCGGGTGGTTGAGGGCGATGCCTTCCGTGATGGCCTGCATCAGCATCGTCTTGCC
Protein-coding sequences here:
- a CDS encoding dipeptidase; this translates as MSASSRTALDPALAAWFDANDQRLHDDLFAFLRIPSVSARSEHKGDMRAAAKWLHDHCARIGMAVETLDTPGHPIVLAEWRKAPKGAPTILIYGHYDVQPPEPLDLWTSPAFEPTLRDGKIFARGSVDDKGQLWLHIAALEAHLAARGSLPVNVIVLAEGEEEVGSDHLAPFVAEHAKRLACDAVVISDSTMFAPGVPSILSSLRGLAYLQVDVTGPNSDLHSGMYGGAVVNPATALARIVASFHDADGRVAIPGFYDNVRPFPDHVREGMRALPFDEAEFKSHLAVKDLGGEPGYTTLEKLWTRPTCEVNGLLSGYTGEGAKTVLPGHAMLKVSCRLVPDQDPAEIGKLVEAHVRNVAPKGVTVKVTHLHGGYAWRADLSGPIYDAAARALAGVFGREPVITGEGGSIPVVNDFATILKAPVLLVGFGLPGENAHAPDEWISQENFRLGMRAMALLWDEMR